The following proteins come from a genomic window of Streptomyces sp. NBC_00539:
- a CDS encoding MbtH family protein, producing MTNPFDDNEGTFNVVVNAEGQHALWPVFADVPAGWDVAWGEGTRADALAYVEENWTDIRPKSLLAQYA from the coding sequence ATGACCAACCCGTTCGACGACAACGAGGGCACCTTCAACGTCGTGGTCAACGCCGAGGGCCAGCACGCCCTGTGGCCGGTCTTCGCCGACGTTCCCGCAGGCTGGGACGTGGCGTGGGGCGAGGGGACGCGGGCGGACGCGCTCGCGTACGTGGAGGAGAACTGGACGGACATCCGCCCGAAGAGCCTTCTCGCGCAGTACGCCTAG
- a CDS encoding cobalamin B12-binding domain-containing protein: MRRRNVNILLTGTASDSHTWNLVYLQLFLEELGHRVHNLGPCVPDDLLAGVCADRDPDLVVVSSVNGHGYRDGLGAVRALRARGLTVPVVIGGKLGVAGVADPRQRARLLDAGFDAVFDDGDVGRLRGYLGAVPQAHVRAVA, from the coding sequence ATGCGACGACGGAATGTGAACATCCTGCTGACGGGTACGGCGTCCGATTCCCATACCTGGAATCTCGTCTACCTCCAGCTCTTCCTGGAGGAGCTCGGGCACCGGGTCCACAACCTGGGGCCCTGCGTACCGGACGACCTGCTGGCCGGCGTCTGCGCGGACCGTGACCCGGACCTCGTCGTGGTCAGCAGCGTCAACGGGCACGGCTACCGGGACGGGCTCGGCGCCGTCCGGGCCCTGCGGGCCCGCGGACTGACGGTGCCCGTCGTCATCGGCGGAAAGCTCGGCGTGGCCGGCGTGGCCGACCCTCGGCAGCGGGCCCGGCTCCTTGACGCGGGCTTCGACGCCGTCTTCGACGACGGCGACGTGGGGCGGCTGCGCGGCTATCTGGGCGCCGTACCGCAAGCGCACGTACGGGCCGTCGCATGA